A genomic segment from Yimella sp. cx-51 encodes:
- the trpS gene encoding tryptophan--tRNA ligase has protein sequence MSDESFEAALVRSHTLQAVIDGPDTPARRKLRVLTGDRPTGPLHIGHYLASLRNRVVLQDKGIDSFVIIADYQVITDRDAVGDLKRIVQECVLDYLAAGIDPTRTTIFTHSAVPALNQLVLPFLSLVTDAELRRNPTVKDELAATGGRPMSGLLLTYPVHQAADILFCHGNVVPIGKDNLPHVEQTRAIARRFNHRYAGGETVFAEPDALLTESPLLLGLDGTKMSKSKGNTITLGMSADETAAAVRKARTDAERTITYEPGRRPHVASLLEIASGFAGRSPAEHAAEIGDGGAAALKRVVTEAVNEGLAAHRSRRAEFAKDAAYLYQVLRDGNERARSVADATLASVRAVMRMDY, from the coding sequence ATGTCTGACGAATCATTCGAGGCAGCCCTCGTCCGCAGCCACACCCTGCAAGCTGTCATCGACGGCCCAGACACCCCGGCGCGTCGAAAGCTGCGTGTCCTCACCGGCGACCGGCCGACCGGCCCACTGCACATCGGCCACTACCTCGCCAGCCTGCGAAATCGAGTCGTGCTGCAGGACAAGGGAATCGACTCGTTCGTCATCATCGCTGACTACCAGGTGATCACCGATCGGGACGCCGTAGGCGATCTCAAGCGCATCGTGCAGGAGTGCGTGCTCGACTACCTGGCGGCCGGTATCGATCCGACCCGCACGACGATCTTCACCCACTCGGCGGTGCCCGCGCTGAACCAACTCGTGCTGCCCTTCCTGTCACTGGTCACCGATGCCGAACTACGTCGCAACCCGACGGTCAAGGACGAACTGGCAGCCACCGGGGGCCGACCCATGTCAGGGCTGTTGCTGACCTATCCGGTGCACCAGGCTGCCGACATCTTGTTCTGCCACGGCAATGTCGTCCCGATCGGAAAGGACAACCTGCCGCATGTGGAACAGACCCGGGCGATCGCCCGCAGATTCAACCATCGGTACGCCGGGGGTGAAACTGTCTTCGCCGAACCAGACGCGTTGTTGACCGAATCGCCGCTGCTGCTCGGGCTCGACGGCACGAAGATGAGCAAGTCGAAGGGCAACACAATCACCCTGGGGATGTCGGCTGACGAGACGGCGGCGGCTGTGCGGAAGGCTCGCACTGATGCCGAGCGCACCATCACCTACGAGCCGGGGCGTCGTCCGCACGTTGCGTCGTTGCTCGAGATCGCCAGCGGTTTCGCTGGGCGTTCACCGGCCGAGCATGCAGCCGAGATCGGTGATGGAGGTGCTGCCGCTCTCAAGCGAGTCGTCACCGAAGCGGTCAATGAAGGTCTGGCCGCACACCGTTCACGGCGTGCGGAATTCGCCAAGGACGCGGCGTACCTGTACCAGGTGCTTCGGGACGGAAATGAACGGGCACGGTCGGTTGCAGATGCCACCTTGGCGAGTGTCAGGGCAGTGATGCGGATGGACTACTGA
- a CDS encoding MFS transporter, whose translation MSDQGYRRGEAGYRDITWALFAAGMATFVAMYAAQAVLPELSDEFSVGPATSALAVSATTGTLALAIVPASALSERFGRVRVMASAALASALLGCLVPLAPSMGVLLTIRGLQGVCFAGIPATAMAYLAEEVDPEHLGGAMGRYIAGTTVGGLSGRVLAAFVLDHSGWRWALEAAGLAALAFTGLFLWKAPASRSFVRAPVGLRTTTANVVGHLRNGRLIALYLTAFLLMGGFVAVYNMLGFRLIAAPFHLPQSAVGLVFLLYLAGTVSSAAAGRLADRFGRKPVLVVSEIVAVLGLLITLPAALTAVLIGVLLFTAGFFAAHSVASGWVGAIASEHRAEASALYLFAYYFGSSVLGALAGVWFTADGWNGVVVYVAALFGLALAFAAIIPLLRRRRAARSEPGVL comes from the coding sequence GTGAGTGACCAGGGGTATCGGCGCGGTGAAGCCGGATACCGCGACATCACCTGGGCGCTGTTCGCCGCGGGAATGGCCACCTTCGTGGCGATGTACGCCGCCCAGGCCGTGCTGCCCGAACTGTCCGACGAGTTCAGCGTCGGCCCGGCGACCTCGGCCCTCGCGGTGTCGGCAACCACCGGGACGCTGGCACTCGCGATCGTGCCCGCCAGCGCTCTGTCGGAACGATTCGGACGAGTGCGGGTCATGGCCTCGGCCGCGCTCGCCTCGGCGCTTCTGGGGTGTCTCGTGCCGCTCGCTCCGTCGATGGGTGTCCTGCTGACGATTCGCGGATTGCAAGGGGTCTGCTTCGCCGGGATCCCCGCGACGGCGATGGCCTACCTCGCCGAGGAAGTCGATCCCGAGCATCTCGGGGGAGCAATGGGCCGCTACATCGCCGGCACGACCGTCGGCGGGTTGAGTGGACGCGTGCTGGCCGCGTTCGTGCTCGACCACTCCGGTTGGCGGTGGGCACTCGAAGCAGCCGGCCTGGCTGCCTTGGCTTTCACCGGACTCTTCCTCTGGAAGGCACCGGCGTCCCGCTCCTTCGTCCGCGCACCGGTCGGGTTGCGCACTACCACCGCGAACGTGGTCGGGCACCTGCGCAACGGACGTCTGATCGCGCTCTACCTCACAGCGTTCCTGCTCATGGGCGGCTTCGTCGCCGTCTACAACATGCTCGGATTCCGTTTGATCGCAGCGCCATTCCACCTTCCGCAGTCAGCAGTAGGACTGGTCTTCCTGCTCTACCTCGCTGGCACGGTGTCATCTGCCGCCGCCGGTCGCCTGGCCGACCGGTTCGGACGCAAACCTGTGCTCGTCGTGTCCGAAATCGTCGCAGTCCTCGGCCTGCTCATCACGCTGCCCGCCGCCCTAACGGCCGTGCTCATCGGCGTCCTGCTCTTCACCGCCGGATTCTTCGCGGCCCACTCGGTCGCCAGCGGCTGGGTCGGGGCGATCGCATCCGAACACCGTGCCGAAGCCAGCGCGCTCTACCTGTTCGCCTACTACTTCGGCAGTTCGGTGCTCGGCGCGCTCGCTGGCGTGTGGTTCACCGCCGACGGATGGAACGGTGTCGTTGTCTACGTGGCGGCGCTGTTCGGATTGGCGCTGGCTTTCGCCGCGATCATCCCCTTGCTGCGCCGGCGTCGTGCGGCACGCTCGGAGCCGGGCGTATTGTGA
- the miaB gene encoding tRNA (N6-isopentenyl adenosine(37)-C2)-methylthiotransferase MiaB, translating into MAKTYEVRTHGCQMNVHDSERISGLLESAGFVDSASLAPEQRPQVPDVVVFNTCAVRENADNKLYGSLGHLRPAKDINPDLQIAVGGCLAQKDRAQIVERAPWVDVVFGTHNVGQLPVLLERARHNAEAQVEIVESLETFPSTLPTRRDSAYSGWVSISVGCNNTCTFCIVPALRGKEKDRRPGDILAEVKALVDQGVVEVTLLGQNVNSYGVEFGDRQAFSKLLRSCGEIEGLERVRFTSPHPAAFTDDVIDAMAETPNVMPSLHMPLQSGSDKVLREMKRSYRSAKFLGILDRVRDRIPHAAITTDIIVGFPGETEDDFEETMRVVREARFSSAFTFQYSIRPGTPAATMPDQLPKAVVQQRFERLLELQEEISWQENRTIEGRTIEVLVAPTEGRRDSQTGRMSGRAQDNRLVHFALPTAEGVELPRPGDFATVDVTYGAGHHLIADGVLDGGTFSVRRSRGGDAWEALQAGKADGATAKPKVTLGMPSIGQPAPVEAPSCGL; encoded by the coding sequence ATGGCGAAGACTTATGAGGTGCGCACCCACGGGTGCCAGATGAACGTGCACGACTCCGAGCGGATCAGCGGCCTACTGGAGTCGGCCGGTTTCGTCGACAGCGCTTCGCTTGCCCCGGAGCAGCGGCCACAGGTGCCCGACGTCGTCGTGTTCAACACCTGCGCGGTGCGCGAGAACGCCGACAACAAGCTGTACGGCTCCCTCGGTCACCTGCGCCCGGCCAAGGACATCAACCCTGATCTGCAGATCGCCGTCGGCGGCTGCCTCGCGCAGAAAGACCGCGCACAGATCGTCGAGCGAGCCCCATGGGTGGACGTCGTCTTCGGCACCCACAACGTCGGTCAACTGCCGGTGCTGCTAGAGCGTGCGCGTCACAACGCCGAGGCCCAGGTCGAGATCGTCGAATCGCTCGAGACCTTCCCGTCCACCTTGCCGACACGGCGCGACTCCGCCTACAGCGGATGGGTGTCGATCTCGGTCGGCTGCAACAACACCTGCACCTTCTGCATCGTCCCCGCACTTCGGGGCAAGGAGAAGGACCGCCGACCCGGCGACATCCTGGCCGAGGTGAAAGCCCTGGTCGACCAAGGCGTCGTCGAGGTCACGCTGCTGGGTCAGAACGTGAACAGTTACGGCGTCGAGTTCGGCGACCGTCAGGCGTTCAGCAAGCTGCTGCGATCGTGCGGTGAGATCGAGGGCCTGGAGCGGGTGCGCTTCACCTCGCCACACCCCGCCGCCTTCACCGACGACGTCATCGACGCCATGGCCGAGACGCCCAACGTCATGCCGTCGCTGCACATGCCGCTGCAGTCTGGGTCGGACAAGGTGCTGCGCGAGATGAAGCGCTCCTACCGTTCGGCGAAGTTCCTCGGCATCCTCGACCGGGTGCGCGACCGCATCCCGCACGCCGCGATCACCACCGACATCATCGTCGGCTTCCCCGGCGAGACCGAGGACGATTTCGAGGAGACGATGCGCGTCGTCCGCGAGGCACGCTTCTCTTCGGCGTTCACCTTCCAGTACTCCATTCGCCCCGGCACTCCTGCCGCCACGATGCCCGACCAGCTGCCGAAAGCCGTTGTGCAGCAACGCTTCGAGCGTCTGTTGGAGCTGCAGGAGGAGATCTCCTGGCAGGAGAACCGCACGATCGAGGGCCGAACGATCGAGGTGCTGGTCGCCCCGACCGAGGGGCGCCGCGACAGCCAGACCGGACGCATGTCGGGCCGCGCACAGGACAACCGGCTCGTGCACTTCGCACTCCCGACCGCCGAAGGCGTCGAACTGCCCCGCCCGGGTGACTTCGCCACCGTCGACGTCACCTACGGCGCCGGCCACCACCTCATCGCCGACGGGGTGCTCGACGGCGGGACGTTCAGCGTCCGCCGTTCGCGTGGCGGCGACGCCTGGGAGGCGCTGCAGGCCGGCAAAGCGGACGGTGCCACCGCCAAGCCCAAGGTGACGCTCGGGATGCCCTCGATCGGCCAGCCGGCTCCGGTGGAAGCACCCTCTTGCGGACTCTGA